Below is a window of bacterium DNA.
TGACCTGTTTGATATGCCTGACCCTAAAAATACTGAATTAATCTTCATTGCTCGCCAATTCCAGAGGCTAATCAAGAATAATATTCAGGTGTTTTTAATTGGTGGCACACACGATGTCCCTAAAACACGCACCGTGACCACAGAAGGTATTCCACAGCGTATCTTCCATGAAACAGAACAGGCGCATCTTTTATATGATGCCACACAAATCCAGACAGTCAAAACTAAAATTAAGGATTTAGAAATAGTCGTAGGAGGATTGTCATATAATCCTAAACTCATCAAAGGAGATGACCCATTAAGTAATCTCACCTTTCCAGCAATTGGTGATATAAATATTCTTCTCCTTCATTATGGCATTGAAAATCATATACCAGCGGATGTTAATGAACCATTACTAAGATATTCGAGTATTTCCAAATTAGATGGGGTAAATTATGTCTTCGTCGGACATCAACATCGAACAGAGGTGTTTAAAATAGAAGATAAACAGGTTATTATCCCGGGTGCTACGGAACGAATGAGTTTTGGAGAATTATCTAATCCAACGGGATTTTATTATTTAGAGTTAGAAAAAAGTGGTCTATCAAGCCTGGAATATATTAAAATAGAACCTCAGCCAATGATTGAATTTAAGATTTCTTTAGCTACCTTTTCATCATCAGGCGACCCAACCCCATATCTCATCGAAAGATTTTTACCCGTATGTACTCCAGAAGGTATTTTAAAATGTAAAATTATTGGGAGTATCTCTCGGGAGCTTTTTCATAAACTTAGACTTAATGAAATCTGGCAGTTTGGAATGTCACACAACTTCCATTTTGACCTGGATACAAAGGACCTGTTTATTGAAGATGAAATGATAAAGCTAAATTCTTCTAACAGTATAAGTCAGCGAGATGAAATCACTAATGTGGTTGCGGCACTAATTGATGAGGTTCAAGAAGAGGATGAAAAAAGGATAATTCACGAGGCAAAAAATCTTATCTTTTCAAGCATTTGAGGAAAACGCTCATTCGAAAGCAGAATTAAACAAGTTAATTCTGCTTTCGAGGTCTAACCCCACCATCTTTTCCATTTTCCCTTCATTACATCCTGAACACTTACCATTATTTTTAGTTGACAAAAATAAGGATGTAGGATAGAATAAATTTGATGAAAATCAATCCTGATAAAATATTACTCATTCAATTAAGGAGAATAGGTGATGTTTTGATGACTACGCCGGCGGTTAAATCACTTAAAAAACGATTTCAAGAGACAAAAATTACATTCTTGACCGAACCGCCATCTGATGAAATCTTTCGTCACAATCCTTATGTAGATGAAATCTTACTCCATAATCGCCATTTTAAAGCAAAGGATTATCTGAAATTCATCCAAGAATTACGCAAAAGGCGATTTGATTTAGCCATAGATTTTTTTAGTAATCCTCGCAGTGCACAGATAGCCTTTTTTAGTGGGGCAACACATCGAATTGGATTTAACTTTCGTGGTCGAGCCTGGTTATATACCTCAAATGTAAATTTACCTCAGGATAAAAATCTTTATTCCGCCATTCATAAATTACATCTGTTAAAACCACTGGGAATAGATGTAGAAGATTGTCAAATTGAGTTTTTTTGTTCATCACAAGATTATGAATATGCCAGGGAACTAACAAGAAAGTTAGGAATTACGGCTAATGATTTCGTTATCGCCCTTTGTCCAGTTTCAAGGCGAGAATATAGAGTTTTGCCAGCAGAAAAATTTGCCTGGATTTCAGATAGTTTAATTAAAAAATACAACGCTAAAATTCTATTTATGTGGGGTTATGATGAAA
It encodes the following:
- a CDS encoding DNA repair exonuclease, whose amino-acid sequence is MKIKAVLTSDNHLNNYYAKMSPVRLEERRAIIRQAFQQTIEFSLEKQVNLFLHAGDLFDMPDPKNTELIFIARQFQRLIKNNIQVFLIGGTHDVPKTRTVTTEGIPQRIFHETEQAHLLYDATQIQTVKTKIKDLEIVVGGLSYNPKLIKGDDPLSNLTFPAIGDINILLLHYGIENHIPADVNEPLLRYSSISKLDGVNYVFVGHQHRTEVFKIEDKQVIIPGATERMSFGELSNPTGFYYLELEKSGLSSLEYIKIEPQPMIEFKISLATFSSSGDPTPYLIERFLPVCTPEGILKCKIIGSISRELFHKLRLNEIWQFGMSHNFHFDLDTKDLFIEDEMIKLNSSNSISQRDEITNVVAALIDEVQEEDEKRIIHEAKNLIFSSI
- a CDS encoding glycosyltransferase family 9 protein encodes the protein MKINPDKILLIQLRRIGDVLMTTPAVKSLKKRFQETKITFLTEPPSDEIFRHNPYVDEILLHNRHFKAKDYLKFIQELRKRRFDLAIDFFSNPRSAQIAFFSGATHRIGFNFRGRAWLYTSNVNLPQDKNLYSAIHKLHLLKPLGIDVEDCQIEFFCSSQDYEYARELTRKLGITANDFVIALCPVSRREYRVLPAEKFAWISDSLIKKYNAKILFMWGYDEKGFIDKVKSRMKYAERTFDDYEIPTISQVRALFEKVNLYIGNDNGIRHIAIAAGTPTVTAFGQSNPFNWTPPESKFHQFVDYDPGCKEKCNAARCKVYRCITEISEIEYLKKIEELIQRIGH